A genome region from Fodinibius salicampi includes the following:
- the rsgA gene encoding ribosome small subunit-dependent GTPase A, producing the protein MTHRGRIVQSTGQWYEVAYAQGDDSQTISCRLPGRFRLEDHKLTNPIAVGDYVHFSRNDDGSGSIEEIEDRQNYLIRESTHHKEGNQILVSNIDCAYVVQSIKKPNIKRGFLDRFLVTCEAYQIPARIILNKMDLAEDKDKPHIDNLAELYDSLGYNVLLTSIKDEESLERLKEDLQDKTSVFVGPSGVGKTSLLNHIEPSINHKVGAVSDYNEKGVHTTTFAKLLPLQLGGYLVDTPGLREFGLVNIEPWELSLFFPEMLEFRQQCKFNNCTHSHEPGCGVMEAFEEGHIHPDRYDSYLNILDSLEND; encoded by the coding sequence TTGACACACCGAGGACGCATTGTACAATCAACCGGCCAATGGTATGAAGTGGCCTATGCACAGGGAGATGACAGTCAAACCATTAGTTGTCGCCTTCCTGGTCGCTTTCGTCTCGAAGATCACAAGCTTACCAACCCCATTGCGGTAGGAGACTATGTGCACTTCTCAAGAAATGATGACGGCTCCGGAAGTATTGAGGAAATCGAGGACCGACAAAATTATCTTATTAGGGAATCAACGCATCACAAAGAAGGAAACCAGATTCTGGTATCCAATATTGATTGTGCTTATGTGGTACAGTCTATTAAAAAGCCAAACATCAAGCGGGGATTTTTGGATCGGTTTTTGGTAACCTGTGAAGCATACCAAATACCGGCTCGTATCATATTAAATAAAATGGATCTGGCTGAGGATAAAGATAAACCACATATCGACAATCTTGCAGAACTTTATGATTCTCTGGGCTATAATGTTCTGCTTACCAGCATTAAAGACGAGGAATCACTGGAACGGCTTAAAGAAGATCTCCAGGATAAAACTTCCGTTTTTGTTGGTCCCTCGGGTGTAGGTAAAACAAGCCTGCTTAATCATATTGAGCCCTCTATTAACCACAAGGTGGGGGCCGTATCCGATTACAACGAAAAAGGAGTCCATACCACTACTTTTGCCAAGCTTCTCCCCTTGCAGTTAGGCGGTTATCTGGTAGATACACCGGGACTCCGGGAATTCGGATTGGTTAATATCGAACCATGGGAGCTCTCCCTGTTTTTCCCGGAAATGCTCGAATTCAGACAGCAATGTAAATTCAATAACTGTACCCACAGCCACGAACCCGGCTGTGGCGTCATGGAGGCATTTGAAGAGGGCCATATACATCCCGATCGCTATGACTCTTACCTAAATATCCTAGATTCCCTGGAAAACGATTAA
- the polA gene encoding DNA polymerase I has protein sequence MSKSVLFLLDGMALAYRSHYAFISSNLKNSEGIPTGPILGFANTLEKLLEEHEPSHIAVAWDTNVPTFRHEMDEDYKANRPPQPEELKIGIPLIKEMIEGYGIQNVEQDRYEADDLIGTIASDANAEDVDVYMVTPDKDFMQLVHDHIMMYKPDNQNGGFNLIDREGVKDYFGVYPEKVIDVLAILGDTSDNIPGVKGIGKKGAPKLINKYGTLEAAIEDAPNMSSKRHREGLQEYEEEALHAKEMVTIKTDVPDTVKWEELNWEGANEEELGRFFKRMEFRTLTQKYLGEEITRSSREKSNKNQTDLFGSNEKEEEESELESFEEDIVNYELINETEHLESLVTKLQGDTLCFDTETDGVDPMENKLAGISLSTTAGVAYYVPVNVENGIPQTKAITILEPLFTDESTLKIAHNYKFDFMMLYRAGVEVSGPAFDTMIAAYLIDADQKLKMDALAEKYLNYETIPITELIGSGRKQKTMDEIPAEEIRVYACEDADITLRLYEILGDILEEDELSEIAETLEFPLMEVLAKMEMEGVLVDREMLGAFSKTLHDDLLALEQKIYDKAGTEFNINSPKQLGEVLFDRMGLPAGKKTKTGQYSTAESVLKKLAAEYEMPDLILEYRALSKLKSTYVDALPKLINEETGRIHTDFNQSIAATGRLSSSNPNLQNIPIRTERGREIRKAFIAEEGHQLLSADYSQVELRVIASIAEDENMIQAFQDGEDIHSRTAKEIFDLDSLDEVTPNHRRKAKEVNFGIPYGVSAYGLANRLGISNNEGKDMIDQYFDRFPGILDYINETKAFAKENGYVKTLLGRRRYIPQINSGNWNVRSFAERTAINMPIQGTAADIIKLAMINIQEYIEEEQLGTRMLLQVHDELIFSVPDEEADEVPEKLKELMETAFELSVPLDVEMGLANNWLEAH, from the coding sequence ATGTCTAAAAGTGTTCTGTTTTTACTGGATGGTATGGCCTTGGCTTATCGTTCACATTACGCATTTATTAGCAGTAATTTAAAGAATTCCGAGGGCATCCCTACCGGGCCTATTTTGGGGTTTGCCAATACGCTCGAAAAATTATTAGAAGAACATGAACCCTCCCATATAGCGGTTGCCTGGGATACCAACGTCCCCACTTTCCGTCACGAAATGGATGAAGATTATAAAGCAAACCGTCCTCCTCAACCTGAAGAGCTTAAAATAGGAATTCCCCTTATTAAGGAGATGATTGAAGGATATGGCATCCAAAATGTTGAACAGGATCGATATGAGGCCGATGATCTTATTGGGACTATTGCCAGTGATGCTAATGCGGAAGACGTTGATGTGTATATGGTTACACCGGATAAGGATTTTATGCAGCTGGTACATGACCATATAATGATGTATAAGCCTGATAATCAGAATGGGGGGTTTAATCTTATAGACCGAGAGGGAGTGAAGGACTATTTTGGGGTATATCCGGAGAAGGTGATCGATGTGCTGGCTATTTTGGGGGATACATCCGATAATATTCCCGGCGTGAAAGGCATTGGCAAGAAAGGAGCACCTAAACTCATTAACAAATACGGCACGCTGGAAGCAGCCATTGAGGATGCGCCCAATATGTCTTCAAAGCGGCATCGCGAAGGCCTGCAGGAATACGAAGAAGAAGCCCTCCATGCCAAGGAAATGGTAACGATTAAGACTGATGTGCCGGATACCGTAAAATGGGAAGAGCTTAACTGGGAAGGAGCAAATGAGGAGGAACTGGGTCGGTTTTTTAAACGAATGGAATTTCGTACGCTGACGCAGAAATACCTGGGAGAAGAGATAACCCGATCTTCTCGTGAAAAGTCGAATAAAAATCAGACTGATCTTTTTGGCAGCAATGAGAAGGAGGAAGAAGAGAGTGAGTTAGAGTCTTTTGAGGAGGATATTGTCAATTATGAGCTGATTAATGAAACGGAGCATCTCGAAAGTCTGGTTACTAAATTACAGGGCGATACGCTCTGTTTTGATACCGAAACTGACGGGGTTGACCCCATGGAAAATAAGCTGGCGGGTATTTCTCTTTCAACCACGGCCGGGGTAGCCTACTACGTGCCGGTAAATGTGGAAAATGGGATTCCCCAGACAAAAGCTATTACCATCCTGGAGCCGTTATTTACGGATGAATCAACGTTAAAAATAGCCCATAATTACAAATTTGACTTTATGATGCTCTATCGGGCCGGGGTGGAGGTTTCGGGACCGGCTTTTGATACGATGATTGCCGCCTATTTGATTGATGCCGACCAGAAGCTAAAGATGGATGCCCTGGCTGAGAAGTATTTGAATTATGAGACTATTCCTATTACCGAGTTAATCGGTTCGGGACGTAAGCAAAAGACGATGGATGAGATTCCTGCTGAGGAAATCAGAGTGTATGCTTGCGAAGATGCGGATATTACGCTCCGTCTATATGAGATACTCGGCGATATCCTGGAAGAAGATGAACTCTCAGAAATAGCGGAAACCCTTGAATTTCCGTTGATGGAAGTACTGGCGAAGATGGAAATGGAGGGCGTCTTGGTGGACCGGGAGATGCTGGGAGCGTTTTCTAAAACGCTCCATGACGATCTGCTTGCCCTGGAACAGAAGATTTATGACAAGGCAGGTACAGAATTTAATATTAACTCCCCGAAACAACTGGGAGAGGTATTATTTGATAGAATGGGTTTGCCCGCCGGAAAGAAAACAAAAACAGGCCAGTATTCAACGGCGGAATCGGTACTGAAAAAGCTGGCAGCAGAGTATGAGATGCCGGATCTTATTCTGGAATATCGTGCGCTCAGCAAGCTAAAATCTACGTATGTGGATGCTTTACCCAAGCTTATCAATGAAGAGACAGGACGCATCCATACGGACTTTAACCAAAGTATTGCTGCTACTGGTCGACTTTCTTCCTCAAACCCAAACCTTCAGAATATTCCCATTCGCACCGAACGGGGACGGGAGATCAGGAAAGCCTTTATTGCCGAGGAGGGTCACCAGTTGCTTTCAGCTGACTATTCCCAAGTAGAGCTGCGGGTTATCGCCTCTATAGCTGAGGATGAAAATATGATTCAGGCCTTTCAGGACGGGGAAGATATTCACTCCCGCACGGCCAAAGAGATTTTTGACCTGGACTCCCTTGATGAGGTAACTCCAAATCACCGCCGTAAGGCGAAGGAAGTCAATTTCGGCATTCCCTATGGCGTTAGTGCTTATGGACTCGCTAACCGGCTTGGAATAAGTAACAACGAAGGTAAGGATATGATTGACCAGTATTTTGACCGTTTTCCGGGTATTCTGGATTATATTAATGAAACGAAGGCCTTTGCCAAAGAAAATGGCTATGTAAAAACATTATTGGGCCGCCGCCGCTATATCCCACAGATAAATTCCGGAAACTGGAATGTACGATCTTTTGCCGAGCGTACAGCTATAAATATGCCTATTCAGGGGACGGCTGCGGATATCATCAAGCTGGCAATGATTAATATTCAGGAATATATCGAAGAAGAGCAGCTAGGCACCCGAATGCTGTTGCAGGTACATGATGAATTGATTTTCTCGGTTCCCGATGAAGAAGCGGATGAAGTCCCGGAAAAACTTAAGGAACTGATGGAAACCGCTTTTGAGCTTTCCGTCCCTCTGGATGTAGAGATGGGCCTGGCCAATAACTGGCTGGAAGCCCATTAG
- the lon gene encoding endopeptidase La, producing the protein MVNFEDIDDQFDDFEQAIPLMSEEEEKELTQSEIPDELPILPLKNTVLFPGVVVPITVGRDRSLELVKEAYEADKTIGVVSQKNEEDEDPNEKDLYEVGTVAQILKLIKMPDGSKSIVIQGKTTFKIEEFLQKDPYFKAIVEPYRQEMDLEGVELDASIRSVKETARKIVNLSPNIPSEASIAINNISSPTFLLNFISSNLNVSTNEKQEVLEIRTFSTRMERVMEFLNKELQVLNLSEEIRTKVKSDIDDQQRDFYLRQQMKAIQEALGEDGEHQEVEKLRKRAKEKNLPEEAQETVDKEITRLERTPNSSPNYGVIHSYIEWILDLPWDKYSDDNLDLNNAQNVLDEDHYGLEKVKKRIVEYLAVLKLKSDMKAPILCFYGPPGVGKTSLGKSIARALNRKFERFSLGGIHDEAEIRGHRRTYIGALPGRILRSMKKAGTGNPVIMLDEIDKVGSDYRGDPTSALLEVLDPEQNDSFADNYLELEYDLSKVLFIATANSLDTIPAPLRDRMEIINISGYTLQEKTEIAKEHLIPKQIKENGLKEEQIKLTHQGIQKIIDEYTRESGVRSLERQIGSVCRGVAAKIATGDDGPHKVGVNELQDYLGKRKYFSEVAERTKVPGVATGLAWTPYGGDILFIEASVSKGSGKLHITGQLGDVMKESAMLAMSYLKANSEELNIPEEAFKYWDLHIHVPKGAVPKDGPSAGVSIFSAVASIFTQRKVKGTLAMTGEITLRGLVLPVGGIKEKVLAAKRAGIEKVLLPEKNEKDVAEIDEDVLGDLEVEYLERMDPLLDIVLEDEPVLSPVDRFKVSEEHKNRSNDRAKDDKDSTEETIVMD; encoded by the coding sequence ATGGTCAATTTTGAAGATATTGACGACCAGTTCGACGATTTTGAACAGGCTATTCCTCTTATGTCGGAAGAGGAAGAAAAAGAATTAACACAGTCTGAAATTCCCGACGAACTTCCTATTCTTCCACTTAAGAACACGGTGCTTTTTCCCGGTGTGGTTGTACCTATTACTGTAGGACGTGATCGTTCCCTCGAATTAGTAAAGGAAGCATATGAAGCTGACAAAACGATTGGAGTAGTCAGTCAAAAAAATGAGGAGGATGAGGATCCCAATGAGAAAGATCTGTACGAAGTAGGAACGGTAGCCCAGATTTTAAAACTAATTAAGATGCCTGATGGCAGTAAAAGTATTGTCATTCAGGGCAAGACGACCTTTAAGATTGAGGAGTTTCTTCAAAAAGACCCTTATTTTAAAGCCATTGTAGAGCCCTATCGCCAGGAAATGGATTTGGAAGGAGTAGAACTCGATGCCTCTATTCGGTCGGTAAAAGAGACAGCAAGAAAAATTGTAAACCTCTCACCGAATATACCTTCCGAAGCTTCCATTGCAATTAATAACATCAGCAGTCCTACTTTCCTGCTTAACTTTATCTCTTCAAATCTCAACGTCTCCACAAATGAAAAGCAGGAAGTGCTCGAAATCCGCACTTTCTCTACGCGTATGGAACGCGTTATGGAATTTCTTAATAAAGAACTCCAGGTATTAAACCTCAGCGAAGAGATACGCACGAAGGTAAAATCTGACATTGATGATCAGCAACGTGATTTCTATCTGCGCCAGCAGATGAAAGCCATTCAGGAAGCTTTGGGGGAAGATGGAGAACATCAGGAAGTTGAGAAACTTCGGAAACGAGCCAAAGAAAAGAATCTACCTGAGGAAGCCCAAGAAACCGTAGATAAGGAAATTACGCGACTAGAGCGTACCCCTAACTCTTCCCCCAACTACGGGGTTATTCACAGCTATATCGAATGGATCCTTGATCTACCGTGGGATAAATATTCCGACGATAACCTTGATTTGAATAATGCGCAGAATGTATTAGACGAAGACCATTACGGGCTTGAAAAAGTCAAAAAACGAATTGTTGAATATCTCGCGGTGCTTAAGCTTAAAAGCGACATGAAAGCACCTATTCTCTGCTTCTACGGACCTCCGGGTGTGGGTAAGACTTCTCTCGGAAAATCAATTGCCCGTGCCTTAAATAGAAAATTTGAGCGCTTCAGCCTGGGAGGAATACATGACGAAGCAGAAATTCGAGGCCATCGCCGAACATATATTGGCGCCCTGCCGGGACGTATATTGCGATCAATGAAGAAAGCCGGAACGGGTAATCCTGTTATTATGCTGGATGAAATTGATAAGGTAGGATCTGACTATAGAGGCGATCCCACCTCTGCCCTGCTGGAAGTACTCGATCCGGAACAGAACGACAGCTTTGCAGATAATTACCTGGAGCTGGAATACGATCTTTCAAAAGTACTGTTTATTGCCACGGCTAACTCGTTGGATACGATCCCGGCACCATTGCGTGATCGTATGGAGATTATCAATATCAGCGGTTACACCCTGCAGGAAAAGACTGAGATAGCCAAAGAACATCTCATTCCTAAACAAATTAAGGAGAATGGCCTGAAAGAAGAACAAATTAAACTTACTCATCAGGGTATCCAGAAAATTATTGACGAATATACCCGTGAATCAGGAGTAAGATCTCTGGAACGTCAGATCGGTTCGGTTTGCCGGGGAGTAGCTGCTAAAATTGCCACAGGCGATGACGGGCCCCATAAAGTAGGCGTTAACGAGCTGCAAGATTACCTCGGCAAGAGGAAGTACTTCTCTGAAGTAGCTGAACGAACCAAAGTACCCGGGGTTGCTACGGGACTGGCATGGACCCCTTACGGCGGCGATATTCTCTTTATTGAGGCCAGTGTATCCAAAGGCAGCGGCAAGCTACACATAACGGGTCAGCTGGGGGATGTGATGAAAGAATCCGCCATGCTTGCCATGTCTTACCTAAAAGCCAATTCCGAAGAGCTCAATATCCCTGAAGAAGCGTTTAAATACTGGGATCTCCATATCCACGTTCCAAAAGGAGCTGTTCCAAAAGATGGACCTTCGGCAGGGGTCTCTATCTTTTCTGCGGTAGCATCAATATTTACGCAGCGTAAGGTGAAAGGGACACTGGCTATGACCGGCGAAATTACGCTCCGTGGACTCGTACTCCCGGTGGGCGGTATCAAAGAAAAAGTACTGGCGGCCAAACGCGCAGGTATTGAAAAAGTACTGCTGCCGGAAAAAAATGAAAAAGATGTAGCAGAAATTGACGAGGATGTCCTCGGAGATCTCGAAGTGGAATATCTGGAACGCATGGACCCCCTGCTGGATATTGTGCTTGAAGATGAACCGGTTCTTAGTCCCGTCGACCGCTTTAAAGTAAGCGAAGAGCACAAAAACCGGAGTAACGATAGAGCTAAGGATGATAAAGATTCCACTGAAGAAACCATTGTTATGGATTAG
- a CDS encoding DUF6588 family protein, with protein sequence MKKKLILLFGVLFLTGTSTTLAQFSDIGDVLRAGAEDAEKVTRAYLKPIPSGLGADINSGWTTSAEPHSTLGFDIQVRGALSFIPGDDQSFDLNDLNLEKIKPADPSNTISPTVGGNDELGPEVIVEDDGNEVARFNLPEGTGYSFVPAPMVQAGVGIVRDTDLIVRYVPEISIGSDGNFNMSGFGLKHGINQWLPGGNLLPVNLSVLAGYTNINLDMNFDLEPEPGAIPNPENPDAATADFDNQQGNVNINTFTIKALAGKDLPFISFYGGVGYETSAFNMDVTGEYPVSMEVNGIQGYDVIEDPFSYSENGQNSFSLIGGVTFKMAFFHIFGEFNVSKYSTANAGLSFSFR encoded by the coding sequence ATGAAAAAGAAACTAATATTATTATTCGGAGTATTATTTTTAACTGGAACATCCACTACTCTTGCACAATTCAGCGATATTGGAGATGTGCTGAGAGCCGGAGCCGAAGATGCCGAAAAAGTTACCAGAGCATATCTAAAACCTATTCCATCGGGATTGGGTGCTGATATCAATTCCGGATGGACTACTTCTGCTGAGCCCCACAGTACCCTAGGATTTGATATTCAGGTCCGAGGTGCACTTTCATTTATTCCGGGAGACGATCAGTCATTTGATTTAAATGATCTTAACCTCGAAAAGATAAAGCCGGCTGACCCTTCAAATACTATTAGTCCCACAGTGGGTGGTAATGACGAATTAGGCCCGGAAGTCATTGTTGAAGATGACGGCAATGAAGTGGCACGGTTCAACTTACCCGAAGGCACAGGCTACTCTTTTGTACCGGCTCCAATGGTCCAGGCGGGAGTGGGTATTGTAAGGGATACCGATTTAATAGTGCGATATGTTCCGGAAATATCGATCGGTAGCGACGGCAATTTCAATATGTCCGGATTTGGTTTAAAGCACGGCATCAATCAATGGCTGCCGGGCGGTAATCTTCTCCCTGTTAACCTTTCCGTGCTTGCTGGCTATACCAATATCAATTTGGATATGAATTTCGATTTGGAACCTGAACCCGGTGCTATTCCGAATCCTGAAAATCCGGATGCAGCTACTGCTGATTTTGATAATCAGCAGGGCAATGTCAATATAAATACCTTCACCATTAAAGCACTGGCGGGCAAAGACCTCCCTTTTATTTCATTTTACGGAGGCGTGGGTTATGAAACCTCGGCTTTTAATATGGATGTAACGGGGGAGTATCCTGTAAGTATGGAAGTCAATGGGATTCAGGGATATGACGTGATTGAAGATCCGTTTAGCTACTCCGAAAATGGCCAAAACTCATTTAGCCTGATTGGTGGTGTAACTTTTAAAATGGCTTTCTTCCATATTTTCGGTGAGTTTAACGTTTCCAAATATTCAACGGCAAATGCAGGACTTTCCTTTAGCTTCAGATAA
- a CDS encoding PP2C family protein-serine/threonine phosphatase yields MGLKNEAQTAFQNTKSVYKEYVSGMTPERIGKEFYKDTDRLKQLYEEAIQQDSQFEKKEIPAHLKFLKLFSALTQRLNPTRRLLFGLSIIAFLIYYLSSFFGIINFVLFHEILLPFAFSSMLMLLLVELLEKSDVKREIDLAREIQLGLLPATAYKSENLEIFSFANTAKEVGGDYVDVIKTNEGTYMIIADVSGKGLSAALYMVRMQALVHLIIEKDNPSPKELFLELNNYVKSDIKDKTFVTACAAFFPKDSQHFTFARAGHNAPILFSKKQDATFDLRSDGFALGMTSTNHLKAHLQEKKFQFVAGDSVLFYTDGLTEARNDNGEEFGEERLDAIMNIYGSLHAKSIVQKIQSSLENFIGSEKPADDITFTCVHHSN; encoded by the coding sequence ATGGGCTTAAAAAACGAAGCACAGACAGCATTTCAAAATACTAAATCGGTTTATAAAGAATATGTTTCCGGCATGACCCCGGAACGTATCGGCAAAGAATTTTATAAAGATACCGATCGGCTTAAACAGCTATATGAAGAAGCCATCCAGCAGGATTCTCAATTCGAAAAAAAAGAGATTCCGGCACATCTTAAGTTCTTAAAACTATTTTCTGCCCTCACCCAGCGTTTAAATCCTACCCGACGTCTTTTATTCGGACTCTCAATCATTGCATTCCTGATATATTATTTATCCAGTTTCTTTGGAATTATAAATTTCGTCTTATTTCATGAGATTTTACTTCCCTTTGCCTTTAGTTCAATGCTGATGCTGCTCTTGGTTGAGCTTTTGGAAAAATCAGATGTCAAGCGCGAGATCGATCTTGCAAGGGAAATACAACTTGGCTTATTACCTGCTACAGCTTATAAGTCAGAAAATCTGGAGATTTTTTCATTTGCCAATACTGCAAAAGAAGTAGGCGGAGATTACGTAGATGTTATCAAGACCAATGAAGGAACATATATGATTATTGCGGATGTTTCAGGAAAAGGCTTATCCGCTGCACTGTATATGGTGCGCATGCAAGCGCTGGTCCACCTTATTATCGAAAAAGATAATCCTTCACCAAAAGAATTATTTTTAGAATTAAATAATTATGTAAAGTCAGATATTAAGGATAAAACCTTTGTTACCGCTTGTGCCGCATTCTTTCCCAAAGACAGCCAACACTTCACTTTTGCCCGGGCCGGACACAATGCTCCTATTTTATTTAGCAAAAAACAAGATGCTACTTTTGACCTCCGTTCAGATGGATTTGCTCTCGGCATGACTTCAACCAATCATCTGAAAGCACACCTCCAGGAAAAGAAATTCCAGTTTGTAGCCGGTGATAGTGTACTTTTCTACACAGATGGGCTTACAGAAGCCCGAAATGATAATGGGGAAGAATTCGGGGAAGAACGACTCGATGCCATTATGAACATCTATGGATCATTACATGCCAAATCTATTGTCCAAAAGATACAGTCGTCATTGGAAAACTTTATTGGTTCTGAAAAACCCGCCGATGATATTACATTCACCTGTGTGCATCACTCGAACTAA
- a CDS encoding trimeric intracellular cation channel family protein translates to MSWEEIELLYWLDLFGVVVFAVSGALAAGRKSLDLLGVVVIAVVTAVGGGTTRDLLLNRHPVFWIADPTYLTAIIIGTLLTIWYTRHKEPPQKALLLADALGLAVFTITGAQITQEVVSNEVIIVIMAAITGTVGGLIRDVLTNKIPMILQRDIYATAALAGATVYLLLQLTALPSSVNIMTAMIVVIGLRLAAIQWGLHLPRFKLEEE, encoded by the coding sequence ATGAGCTGGGAAGAGATTGAACTGTTATACTGGCTGGACCTCTTCGGCGTCGTGGTTTTTGCCGTATCCGGTGCTCTGGCCGCCGGACGAAAGAGTCTCGACCTGCTGGGCGTGGTAGTCATTGCCGTTGTAACCGCTGTAGGAGGCGGTACTACGCGCGACCTTCTGCTTAATCGACATCCCGTCTTCTGGATTGCCGATCCCACATACCTGACAGCTATAATCATTGGTACCCTACTCACCATCTGGTATACCCGCCATAAGGAGCCGCCCCAAAAAGCACTGCTTCTGGCGGATGCTCTCGGATTGGCCGTGTTTACCATTACGGGAGCCCAGATCACCCAGGAAGTTGTTTCCAATGAAGTTATTATTGTCATTATGGCCGCTATCACTGGCACCGTCGGCGGACTGATACGTGATGTGCTAACAAACAAAATCCCAATGATTCTACAGCGCGATATCTATGCTACCGCTGCCCTGGCCGGTGCTACTGTTTACCTTTTGTTGCAGCTCACTGCCCTGCCCTCATCTGTTAACATTATGACGGCTATGATTGTCGTTATTGGGCTCCGGCTGGCAGCCATTCAATGGGGACTGCACCTGCCACGCTTTAAACTGGAGGAAGAGTGA